From the Aspergillus puulaauensis MK2 DNA, chromosome 1, nearly complete sequence genome, the window TCTCTCCCACGCTTCCGGTTCGAGGAACTCAAAGAGCTCATTGCCAAGCTAATGCAGATTGACGGCCTCCGTACGTCCCCGACCCATCTTACCTGCATTGATCCCAAGTACCAGAGCTAACATACACAGGCTGGCTCCCCAAGTCCCAACCCGGCCGCTTCCTCTACCTCCGCCCAACTCTCATCGGCTCCGGTACCCAGCTCGGCGTGCAAGCACCTGCCGAggccctcctcttcatcatcgccgtACCCTGGCCCGACCCCTCCACCAGACTCAAGACCATCCCCGGTGAAGCCATGGGCCTGAAACTCCTCACCTCACAACCAGACACCATCCGCGCATGGCCTGGCGGTTTCGGTTACGCCAAGCTCGGCGCGAACTATGGCCCTTCGCTTGCGGCGCACGGCCAGGCGCAAGCCCAGGGCTTCGACCAGGTTCTCTGGCTATTCGGCGAAGACCGCCAGGTCACCGAGGCCGGGGCCAGCAATTTCTTCATTGTCTGGGAGAATGCACAGACTGGGAAGCGCGAGCTTGTTACCGCACCCTTGGAGAACCAACTCATTCTCCCTGGTGTGACGAGGCGCAGTGTTTTGGAGCTTGCGCGGACGCGCCTCAACCAGACCGTGGGTGATCTTGGAgctgttgaggttgttgaaaaGACATTCACGATTAAGGATGTTGAGACAGCATGGAAGGAGGGAAGAGTTGTGGAGGCTTTTGTTTGTGGCACTGCGGTatgtttctctcttcttaTACTTCTTTCGGGGTGGCGATTCTAACAGCTATTACAGTTCTTTATTACCCCCGTCAAGCTTATCAGAGAAGGCGATGTGGATATCCAGTTGCTCAAGGCTGGCGAGACAGCAGCCTACGCGGCGCAGATCAAGTCGTGGCTTGAGGCGGTCATGTACGGCAAGGATGGCGCCGAGAACCACGAGTGGTCGTTCCGCATTGAGAACGAGAGCGAAAAGTAGATTGTATATGTATAGACGGAATAGTCCTAGTTCATAGATGTAAATGACCTAGACTCAGAATTAACGAATTGATCTGACGTTTTATTGGGTATTATTATCAAAGCACGATTAATTATccaaatccaccaccacaggCGCatattcctcttcctcctcgtggtcaatcatctccatctccacctcctccccatcttccAACTGCAGCATTCCCCT encodes:
- a CDS encoding branched-chain amino acid aminotransferase, cytosolic (COG:E;~EggNog:ENOG410PF7Z;~InterPro:IPR036038,IPR018300,IPR001544,IPR043131, IPR043132,IPR033939,IPR005786;~PFAM:PF01063;~go_function: GO:0003824 - catalytic activity [Evidence IEA];~go_function: GO:0004084 - branched-chain-amino-acid transaminase activity [Evidence IEA];~go_process: GO:0009081 - branched-chain amino acid metabolic process [Evidence IEA]) — protein: MGSIATSPAELDASVAKVTRSTNLRHVPAPGSPEELSHSYCTDHMVTARWTAANGWETPEVKPYQNLSIAPTASCLHYATECFEGMKVYRGFDGKLRLFRPDLNGERLSNSANRASLPRFRFEELKELIAKLMQIDGLRWLPKSQPGRFLYLRPTLIGSGTQLGVQAPAEALLFIIAVPWPDPSTRLKTIPGEAMGLKLLTSQPDTIRAWPGGFGYAKLGANYGPSLAAHGQAQAQGFDQVLWLFGEDRQVTEAGASNFFIVWENAQTGKRELVTAPLENQLILPGVTRRSVLELARTRLNQTVGDLGAVEVVEKTFTIKDVETAWKEGRVVEAFVCGTAFFITPVKLIREGDVDIQLLKAGETAAYAAQIKSWLEAVMYGKDGAENHEWSFRIENESEK